In a genomic window of Armatimonadota bacterium:
- a CDS encoding response regulator → MTSLAVGTPNAYEGGGDMARVLIVDDEADVVRLLQFRFEKEGFDTITAADGQSGLALVEAEMPDLVILDIMMPLMDGMEVLRQIRSRRKTSKVPVIMLTAKTASISVDEARQLWVSDYIMKPFDPEVLVKKAKKALKMPTE, encoded by the coding sequence GTGACGAGCCTCGCGGTCGGCACGCCGAACGCATACGAGGGAGGTGGAGACATGGCCAGGGTGTTGATAGTGGATGACGAAGCGGATGTAGTCCGCCTGCTCCAGTTCAGGTTTGAGAAGGAAGGTTTCGACACGATCACCGCCGCGGACGGGCAGAGCGGGCTCGCGCTCGTTGAGGCGGAGATGCCTGATCTCGTGATACTCGACATAATGATGCCTCTGATGGACGGCATGGAGGTTCTGCGGCAGATCCGCTCCCGCAGGAAGACCTCCAAGGTACCCGTCATCATGCTTACCGCGAAGACCGCGAGCATCTCCGTGGACGAGGCGAGGCAGCTCTGGGTATCCGACTACATTATGAAGCCGTTCGACCCAGAGGTGCTCGTCAAGAAGGCAAAGAAGGCGCTGAAGATGCCGACCGAGTGA
- a CDS encoding GAF domain-containing protein, giving the protein MRDLHWELSTLYEIGRMLSASPELHDLAQTVVEATVNLANADASWIALHDKQRKVYFYGASYNLPTDVARGLVDSLGGQFPAESATALEPLILTEIAEHPGLRTLARKKSLGAAVIVPIVHKGSPAGILAAFWNKSGRILSERLEPVFLLANQAGAAIETARLLEEARHRSDALDAISKVAQTIGASTNTRWALNVVMDEANRLLGTDISSVRLIEPSTGDMVIRASQGLGKQTMKRIRLKVGQGVPGWVAEHGTPLIVNDCRSEPRMDYFPNDAEPISSMVSVPLLLESKTIGVLTVACTEPKWFTEEDQHLLLSLAGQAAVAIENARLYEQAKRRLSEQKILYRLAQELASALDVPSALTFVVSHMCLSFGAKFGSIRLLDETGMYLQTGAIYGLSDEYTRVANENVQVSIAPDTPNGQSPAALAIRNKKIYAISNVFKDRRFAAWREMARMESYTSVIAVPLIPADEPIGVFSLYFRDAKKLQPSEHELLQTASRTSAIALQRALLDERLLKEEVTRRALEEISHLKTEFVSLVSHELRTPLTSIQGYVKTILAGHSGELNEVQTEFLTTVSRNTDRLVALVNDLLDISKIQSGRLDLVLTPVDLTEVCEHELESLKALADEKSISIVTDVEADLPPVRADANRLGQILANLVSNAVKYSADSTTIKLTAYRVDKNVLIKVIDTGMGIAPEERGKLFQMFYRGESDSVRQIRGTGLGLAITKHLVEMHGGKIWVESEKGHGSTFSFTIPIAAVG; this is encoded by the coding sequence ATGAGAGACCTGCACTGGGAACTGTCCACTCTATACGAGATCGGGCGCATGCTCTCCGCCAGCCCTGAGCTTCACGACCTCGCGCAGACCGTCGTCGAGGCGACGGTCAACCTCGCCAATGCTGATGCGAGCTGGATAGCCCTTCACGACAAGCAGAGGAAGGTCTATTTCTACGGCGCGAGCTACAACCTGCCGACAGACGTCGCAAGAGGCCTGGTAGACTCCCTCGGGGGCCAGTTCCCCGCCGAGTCGGCGACCGCTCTCGAGCCTCTGATCCTGACTGAGATTGCAGAGCACCCGGGACTTCGCACATTGGCACGCAAGAAGTCGCTCGGGGCGGCGGTCATCGTCCCGATAGTCCACAAAGGCTCTCCCGCCGGGATTCTCGCGGCGTTCTGGAACAAGTCGGGCAGGATACTTTCCGAAAGGCTCGAGCCGGTGTTCCTTCTGGCGAATCAGGCGGGGGCGGCCATCGAGACCGCCCGACTGCTGGAAGAGGCGCGGCACCGTTCCGACGCGCTCGACGCGATCTCGAAGGTGGCGCAGACAATCGGCGCATCCACGAACACCCGCTGGGCGCTGAACGTAGTCATGGACGAGGCTAATCGGCTTCTCGGCACGGACATAAGCAGCGTCAGGCTGATCGAGCCGAGCACCGGCGACATGGTCATCCGCGCTTCGCAGGGGCTCGGCAAGCAGACCATGAAGCGAATCCGGCTCAAAGTAGGCCAGGGGGTGCCCGGCTGGGTGGCAGAGCACGGAACGCCGCTCATAGTGAACGACTGCCGGTCCGAGCCGCGCATGGACTATTTCCCGAACGATGCTGAACCGATTTCCTCGATGGTCTCAGTCCCGCTGCTCCTCGAATCCAAGACAATAGGAGTCCTCACGGTCGCGTGCACTGAGCCGAAATGGTTCACGGAGGAAGACCAGCACCTACTGCTCTCCCTCGCCGGACAGGCGGCGGTTGCGATAGAGAACGCCCGGCTGTACGAACAGGCGAAGAGGCGTCTATCGGAGCAGAAGATACTCTACCGTCTCGCGCAGGAACTGGCGTCCGCCCTCGACGTTCCGAGCGCCCTCACGTTCGTCGTATCGCACATGTGCCTGTCGTTCGGCGCGAAGTTCGGGTCCATCAGGCTGCTCGACGAGACGGGAATGTACCTGCAGACAGGCGCGATCTACGGCCTGTCCGACGAGTACACCCGGGTTGCCAACGAGAACGTGCAGGTATCCATAGCGCCCGACACGCCGAACGGGCAGAGTCCGGCCGCGCTCGCCATCCGCAACAAGAAGATTTATGCGATCAGCAACGTGTTCAAGGACCGCCGATTCGCGGCCTGGCGAGAGATGGCGCGCATGGAGAGCTACACGTCCGTGATCGCCGTGCCGCTCATTCCGGCCGATGAGCCGATCGGGGTGTTCAGCCTCTACTTCAGGGATGCGAAGAAACTCCAGCCCTCCGAACACGAACTGCTGCAGACGGCGTCGCGCACGTCCGCAATCGCACTGCAGCGAGCGCTGCTCGACGAGAGACTGCTCAAGGAAGAGGTTACGCGGCGCGCACTTGAGGAGATCAGCCATCTCAAGACCGAGTTCGTCTCGCTCGTATCCCATGAACTGAGGACGCCGCTGACCTCGATCCAGGGTTACGTTAAGACCATACTGGCGGGACACTCGGGCGAACTGAATGAGGTGCAGACTGAGTTTCTCACAACTGTGAGCCGGAACACGGACCGGCTGGTGGCGCTCGTGAACGATCTGCTCGACATATCCAAGATCCAGTCCGGGCGACTCGACCTGGTGCTGACGCCGGTGGACCTCACCGAGGTGTGCGAGCACGAACTAGAATCGCTGAAGGCCCTTGCGGACGAGAAGAGCATCTCGATAGTGACCGACGTGGAGGCTGACCTGCCGCCCGTGCGGGCGGACGCGAACAGGCTCGGACAAATCCTCGCGAATCTCGTCTCGAACGCGGTCAAGTACAGCGCCGATTCTACTACCATCAAACTGACCGCTTACCGCGTGGACAAGAACGTGTTGATCAAGGTGATAGACACCGGCATGGGAATCGCACCTGAGGAGCGCGGCAAGCTCTTCCAGATGTTCTACCGCGGAGAGAGCGATTCCGTCAGACAGATCCGAGGGACCGGACTCGGGCTGGCGATCACGAAGCATCTGGTCGAGATGCACGGAGGAAAGATCTGGGTCGAAAGCGAAAAGGGTCACGGCAGCACCTTCAGCTTTACGATACCGATCGCCGCAGTCGGATAG